In Streptomyces violaceusniger Tu 4113, one DNA window encodes the following:
- a CDS encoding alkene reductase, producing the protein MTTAFDSYDLGGTRLANRIVMSPMTRSRGYGPGTSPTDLTATYYAQRASAGLIVTEGIQPSVIGQGYPDTPGLHSAEQIAAWRKVTDAVHRAGGVIFAQLMHAGRIGHPSLLPDGLVPVGPSAVTPQGKVFTHDGPKDFVTPKALTETEIAQTIDDFAAAARNAIAAGFDGVEIHGANGYLVHQFLAPNANRRTDAWGGSVDGRIRFGAEVAAAVAGAIGGEKVGFRISPGNPVNDIAEDDLQETYGALVARLAPLGLAYLHQMEAPGVRELTVRLRKEWPGTLVLNPSTGDDPTGPGELTLVADGTADLLAFGAMFLANPDLPARLAADGPFNTPERATYFGGDHRGYTDYPALG; encoded by the coding sequence ATGACGACGGCATTCGACTCGTACGACCTGGGCGGCACCCGGCTGGCCAACCGCATCGTGATGTCCCCGATGACCCGCAGCCGCGGCTACGGCCCGGGCACGAGCCCGACCGATCTGACCGCGACCTACTACGCACAGCGGGCGAGCGCCGGGCTGATCGTCACCGAGGGGATCCAGCCCTCGGTGATCGGGCAGGGCTACCCCGACACCCCGGGCCTGCACTCCGCCGAGCAGATCGCGGCCTGGCGGAAGGTGACCGACGCCGTGCACCGCGCGGGCGGGGTGATCTTCGCGCAGCTCATGCACGCCGGCCGGATCGGCCACCCCAGCCTGCTGCCGGACGGCCTGGTGCCGGTCGGCCCCTCGGCCGTGACGCCGCAGGGGAAGGTGTTCACCCACGACGGCCCCAAGGACTTCGTCACCCCCAAGGCGCTGACCGAGACCGAGATCGCGCAGACCATCGACGACTTCGCTGCCGCCGCGCGCAACGCGATCGCGGCCGGGTTCGACGGTGTGGAGATCCACGGGGCGAACGGCTACCTGGTCCACCAGTTCCTCGCCCCCAACGCCAACCGGCGCACCGACGCCTGGGGCGGCTCGGTCGACGGCCGCATCCGCTTCGGCGCCGAGGTGGCGGCCGCGGTGGCCGGGGCCATCGGCGGCGAGAAGGTCGGCTTCCGCATCTCGCCCGGGAACCCCGTCAACGACATCGCCGAGGACGACCTCCAGGAGACCTACGGCGCTCTGGTGGCCCGGCTGGCCCCGCTGGGCCTGGCCTATCTGCACCAGATGGAGGCCCCGGGCGTACGCGAGCTGACCGTACGGCTGCGCAAGGAGTGGCCCGGCACCCTCGTCCTCAACCCGTCCACCGGCGACGATCCGACCGGGCCGGGCGAGCTGACGCTGGTGGCGGACGGTACGGCGGACCTGCTCGCCTTCGGCGCGATGTTCCTGGCCAACCCCGACCTTCCGGCCCGCCTCGCCGCCGACGGCCCGTTCAACACCCCCGAACGCGCCACCTACTTCGGCGGCGACCACCGCGGCTACACCGACTACCCCGCCCTCGGCTGA
- a CDS encoding MarR family winged helix-turn-helix transcriptional regulator → MTQSTPEDGNSAVGMGQEVTVPMPGAARGGPVSHAIFRLARLHRMLAGQLLRRIGLHPGQELVMMHLWELGPQRQADLVRLMDSDAATMTRTVRRLEQAGFVRRRPSPTDKRASLIEPTAASHALRREVERVWSQLEEISTAGLSDDESAAALRTLEHLEQNLVRATAEHAGAETED, encoded by the coding sequence ATGACGCAGTCCACGCCGGAGGACGGGAACAGCGCCGTGGGGATGGGGCAGGAGGTCACCGTCCCGATGCCGGGCGCCGCCAGAGGCGGGCCGGTCAGCCATGCGATCTTTCGCCTGGCCCGCCTGCACCGCATGCTCGCGGGACAGTTGCTGCGCCGCATCGGCCTGCACCCGGGCCAGGAGCTGGTGATGATGCACCTGTGGGAACTCGGCCCCCAGCGCCAGGCCGACCTGGTGCGGCTGATGGACTCCGACGCCGCCACCATGACCCGCACCGTCCGGCGCCTGGAACAGGCCGGCTTCGTCCGCCGTCGGCCCTCCCCCACCGACAAGCGCGCCTCGCTCATCGAACCCACAGCGGCCAGCCACGCGCTGCGCCGTGAGGTGGAGCGGGTCTGGAGTCAGCTCGAGGAGATCTCGACGGCGGGCCTCTCGGACGACGAAAGCGCCGCGGCCCTGCGCACCCTGGAGCACCTGGAGCAGAACCTCGTACGTGCCACCGCCGAACACGCGGGCGCGGAAACGGAGGACTAG